The Canis lupus baileyi chromosome 11, mCanLup2.hap1, whole genome shotgun sequence genome includes a window with the following:
- the UPK3A gene encoding uroplakin-3a translates to MPPLWALLALGGLRLGVGVNLQPQLASVTFATNNPTLTTVALEKPLCMFDSAATLNGTYEIYLYVLVNLASSRNASVQDGARAPLSSTVQQTEGGRTGPYKAVAFGLIPCSDLPSLDAVGDVARASEILNAYLVRVGANGTCLSDPNFGGLCNAPLSAATEYRFKYVLVNMSTGLVQDQTLWSDPIRTNRPTPYAAIDTWPGRRSGGMIVITSILGSLPFFLLVAFAGAVVLSLLDMGSSDQETRTHDSQITQEAVPRSLGTSEAVYTSVNRGPPLDRAEVYTSKLQD, encoded by the exons ATGCCCCCGCTCTGGGCCCTGCTGGCCCTCGGCGGCCTGCGGCTGGGCGTGG GTGTGAACCTCCAGCCCCAACTGGCCAGCGTGACCTTTGCCACCAACAACCCCACCCTCACTACTGTGGCCTTGGAAAAGCCTCTGTGCATGTTTGACAGTGCGGCGACCCTCAATGGCACCTATGAGATCTACCTCTATGTCCTGGTCAACCTCG CCAGCTCCAGGAACGCCTCGGTGCAGGACGGTGCCAGGGCCCCGCTGAGCTCCACGGTccagcagacagagggagggaggacaggccCCTATAAGGCCGTGGCCTTTGGCCTGATCCCCTGCAGTGACCTGCCCAGCTTGGACGCCGTGGGGGACGTGGCCCGGGCCTCGGAAATCCTGAACGCGTACCTCGTCAGGGTGGGAGCCAACGGGACCTGCCTGTCAGACCCCAACTTCGGGGGTCTCTGCAACGCGCCCCTGTCAGCAGCCACGGAGTACAG GTTCAAGTACGTCCTTGTCAATATGTCCACGGGCTTGGTGCAGGACCAGACCCTGTGGTCCGACCCCATCCGCACCAACCGGC CCACCCCGTATGCGGCGATCGACACGTGGCCGGGCCGGCGGAGCGGGGGCATGATCGTCATCACGTccatcctgggctccctgcccttcTTCCTGCTGGTTGCCTTTGCCGGCGCCGTTGTCCTCAGCCTTTT GGACATGGGCAGCTCTGACCAGGAAACGAGGACGCACGACTCCCAGATCACGCAGGAGGCCGTCCCCCGGTCCCTGGGGACCTCGGAGGCTGTGTACACGTCTGTAAACCGGGGGCCACCGCTGGACAGGGCTGAGGTGTACACCAGCAAGCTGCAGGACTGA